The following proteins are encoded in a genomic region of Maribacter hydrothermalis:
- a CDS encoding gliding motility-associated C-terminal domain-containing protein: MNKLKLRFVIIAFLLLSFSNFVQGQCAGSDSTIEICNKDSDDTNRSYNLFSQLGGSPIAGGTWATTNPENFYALNQSTGILDLWRINNYGTHSFTYTNTSCNQTATVTINLGGYPGEDNIDGSANACGDDNSVNLHGFLGSNVDGKVQDFNGLWEEDPSTVTNQLEGYTFNAQAAGTGIYIFTYTVPAVNSCAARTATVVLEVHPPAEPGIANSVTFCANDDLSAYTNFDLYGQLTGEDPNGTWSENGTGQLSDLNDSFINIEELNTNFGYGTYSFTYTVYPSHPVCEKREATVNIDILPVLVGTITADDICLGYDYEVNLAYDDTMLHNGSFLIEYTINNSTDIAPALLTNGSGSFMVNQNLVPLNRTVTLEIIGIESVSPMRDVCPRVIVPPTTFLVASSKADVQDICIENNAEIQITEILDATGNLANGNFTTNYEITNPDGSTSTSTSFDLEFTNGDAAFTISGSNFIVEGEYEVRPSISNTYATNCPIADIFTVTPVPNTIQLNLIVDNNCDATQIDVLVDAPILPNGTYTITYDVTEIISNSVLTTNTINFTGGTAAYQIDVDALPVGNYTASVRSIQNDATPCRIDFEFEENENFSIGGVPAAPVAAANQNFCMSEYTGGPTLMDIEVTAEGDILFYDTDTDTDILPISTALIDGEDYYISNTDTLNNCEGTDRVQVTVSFGNPEAPTSSNLNPQFCAETNPILANIEIDAGIGNSVTWFDALTGGNELASTTTIINNQPYFAATNTNGCNSSERLTIIPIVNSVTPTQLSADVLAVCGLDNPTVLTLRTLVDEFDNDVFWFSTETGGTPLSDDIPLVTDSIYYAENYDPTTGCSSATRVPVTIDLSNCDPENYDFFIPDGFSPNADGRNDTFFIPNIETIFPNYTLEIINRYGTTLFKGDRGKPAWNGKHGSATAPNGVYFYIINYNKGNSESIQGRLYLNR; this comes from the coding sequence ATGAACAAATTAAAATTAAGGTTTGTCATAATTGCATTCTTACTACTTAGTTTTTCAAACTTTGTACAAGGGCAATGTGCCGGTTCTGATTCCACTATAGAAATTTGCAATAAAGATTCGGATGACACCAATCGTTCATACAATCTCTTTTCTCAGCTTGGTGGATCACCCATAGCTGGTGGAACATGGGCAACAACAAACCCCGAAAATTTCTATGCATTAAATCAAAGCACTGGAATCTTAGATTTATGGCGAATAAATAATTACGGAACACATTCTTTTACGTATACCAATACGTCATGTAACCAAACAGCAACGGTGACTATTAACCTTGGCGGTTATCCAGGCGAAGATAATATAGACGGTAGTGCAAATGCATGCGGAGATGATAACAGTGTAAACTTACACGGATTTCTAGGAAGTAATGTTGACGGTAAAGTTCAAGATTTTAATGGTTTATGGGAAGAAGACCCTAGCACCGTGACCAACCAACTGGAAGGTTATACCTTTAATGCACAAGCTGCAGGCACAGGAATTTATATTTTTACGTATACCGTACCCGCAGTAAATAGTTGCGCTGCTAGAACCGCTACTGTTGTTTTAGAAGTTCATCCACCGGCTGAACCTGGTATTGCAAACAGTGTTACCTTTTGCGCAAACGATGATTTATCTGCATATACCAATTTTGACCTTTATGGGCAATTAACTGGCGAAGATCCAAACGGAACATGGTCTGAAAACGGTACGGGTCAATTAAGTGATTTAAACGATTCGTTTATAAACATAGAAGAATTGAATACTAATTTCGGCTATGGCACGTATTCTTTCACGTATACAGTTTATCCAAGTCATCCTGTTTGCGAAAAAAGAGAGGCGACAGTTAATATTGATATTTTACCTGTTTTAGTTGGCACTATTACTGCTGACGATATCTGCCTAGGTTATGATTATGAAGTAAATTTAGCATATGACGATACCATGCTGCATAATGGTAGTTTTTTAATTGAATACACAATAAATAATAGTACCGACATTGCGCCTGCTTTATTAACTAATGGAAGTGGAAGCTTTATGGTAAATCAAAACTTAGTCCCGTTAAACCGAACTGTTACCCTTGAAATTATAGGTATTGAAAGTGTTTCCCCAATGCGCGATGTTTGCCCAAGAGTAATTGTACCGCCAACCACTTTTTTGGTAGCAAGTTCCAAAGCAGATGTACAGGATATTTGCATAGAAAATAATGCCGAGATACAAATTACAGAAATCCTTGACGCAACCGGTAATTTGGCAAACGGAAATTTCACTACCAATTATGAAATAACAAATCCCGATGGGAGTACCTCAACTTCAACTTCTTTTGATTTAGAATTTACCAATGGTGACGCCGCATTTACAATATCTGGTAGTAATTTTATTGTTGAAGGGGAATATGAGGTACGTCCTTCCATTTCAAATACTTATGCTACAAACTGCCCCATAGCAGATATTTTTACAGTAACTCCCGTACCAAATACTATTCAACTAAATTTAATAGTTGATAATAATTGCGATGCTACACAAATAGATGTTCTTGTTGATGCGCCTATATTACCCAACGGCACTTATACTATTACGTATGATGTTACCGAAATAATTTCTAATTCGGTTTTAACTACAAACACCATAAATTTTACGGGTGGTACGGCAGCGTATCAAATAGATGTTGACGCTTTGCCTGTAGGTAATTACACGGCAAGTGTACGAAGTATTCAAAATGATGCCACACCCTGCCGAATAGATTTTGAGTTTGAAGAGAATGAGAATTTTTCTATAGGCGGCGTTCCCGCAGCGCCAGTGGCTGCAGCAAATCAAAATTTTTGCATGAGTGAATATACAGGTGGACCTACCTTAATGGACATTGAAGTTACTGCTGAAGGTGATATCTTATTTTATGATACGGACACTGACACTGACATTTTACCTATTTCAACAGCTTTGATAGATGGTGAAGACTATTATATTTCTAATACGGATACTTTAAATAATTGTGAAGGTACCGACCGTGTTCAAGTAACGGTTAGTTTTGGTAATCCCGAAGCTCCTACGAGTTCCAATTTAAATCCACAGTTTTGCGCTGAAACGAACCCAATATTGGCAAATATAGAGATTGATGCTGGTATTGGTAATTCCGTTACCTGGTTTGATGCTCTCACAGGGGGGAATGAATTAGCCTCAACAACCACGATAATTAACAACCAACCCTATTTCGCTGCAACAAATACTAATGGATGCAATAGCTCAGAACGGTTAACAATTATACCTATTGTTAATTCTGTTACACCAACACAATTGTCAGCCGATGTCTTGGCTGTATGTGGATTGGATAATCCTACTGTACTTACACTAAGGACTTTAGTAGACGAATTTGATAATGATGTATTTTGGTTTAGTACTGAAACTGGCGGTACTCCTTTATCAGATGATATTCCATTAGTAACAGATAGCATTTACTATGCTGAAAATTACGATCCAACAACCGGGTGCTCTTCGGCTACTCGTGTTCCTGTTACCATAGATTTAAGCAATTGTGACCCTGAAAATTATGATTTCTTTATTCCAGACGGATTTTCACCAAATGCAGATGGTAGAAACGACACCTTTTTTATTCCGAATATAGAAACCATATTTCCTAATTACACTTTAGAAATTATAAATAGATACGGAACAACACTATTTAAAGGTGATAGAGGAAAACCTGCATGGAACGGTAAACATGGTTCGGCCACAGCGCCAAACGGAGTCTATTTTTACATTATTAATTATAACAAAGGTAACTCAGAATCTATTCAAGGTCGACTTTACCTAAATAGATAA
- a CDS encoding UDP-N-acetylmuramate--L-alanine ligase, protein MRIHFIAIGGSAMHNLALALEHKGYIITGSDDVIFEPSKSRLAAKGLLPEEFGWFPEKITSDLDAIVLGMHAKADNPELLKAQELGITIYSYPEFLYEQSKNKTRVVIGGSHGKTTITSMILHVLNFHDIEVDYMVGAQLDGFERMVHLTEDNDFIVLEGDEYLSSPIDRRPKFHLYKPNIALLSGIAWDHINVFPTFENYVEQFKIFVDSIVKGGSITYNVEDKAVKEVVEASENAIRKLPYSTPEYAVENGETLLETSEGPMPIEVFGKHNLSNLAGAKWICQNMGVDEDDFYEAIASFKGASKRLEKIAEGATSIAYKDFAHSPSKVAATTKAVKEQYPERKLIACLELHTYSSFNPEFLKEYKGALDAADEAVIFFLPESVAIKKLEAVTPQQISEAFYRDDLNIFTDAKSFHEYLENQDYKNTTLLLMSSGNYGGFDLKKFQELMS, encoded by the coding sequence ATGCGAATACATTTTATTGCAATAGGTGGGAGTGCAATGCACAACTTGGCTTTGGCCCTTGAACATAAGGGATATATTATTACAGGTAGCGACGATGTTATTTTTGAACCTTCTAAATCTAGGTTGGCTGCAAAAGGTTTATTACCTGAAGAATTTGGATGGTTCCCAGAAAAAATTACTTCGGATTTAGATGCCATAGTTTTAGGAATGCATGCCAAAGCAGACAATCCTGAATTGTTAAAAGCACAAGAATTAGGTATTACCATTTATTCGTACCCAGAATTTTTATACGAGCAGTCTAAGAATAAAACAAGAGTAGTCATTGGCGGAAGCCATGGGAAAACTACTATTACTTCTATGATTTTACATGTACTTAATTTTCATGATATTGAAGTTGATTATATGGTAGGGGCGCAATTAGATGGCTTTGAACGTATGGTACATTTAACAGAGGATAATGATTTTATTGTGCTTGAAGGAGATGAGTATTTGTCTTCTCCAATAGATCGTAGGCCTAAGTTTCATTTATATAAACCCAATATTGCCCTATTAAGTGGTATTGCATGGGACCATATAAATGTATTTCCAACATTTGAGAATTATGTGGAGCAATTTAAAATTTTTGTAGACAGTATCGTAAAAGGAGGGTCAATTACTTATAATGTTGAAGATAAAGCGGTAAAAGAAGTTGTCGAAGCATCTGAAAATGCAATTCGTAAGCTTCCTTATTCTACACCAGAATATGCTGTAGAAAACGGTGAAACACTTTTAGAAACTTCAGAAGGGCCTATGCCTATAGAAGTATTTGGGAAACATAATTTAAGCAACTTGGCCGGTGCAAAATGGATTTGCCAAAACATGGGGGTCGACGAAGATGATTTCTACGAGGCAATTGCCTCTTTTAAAGGCGCATCTAAACGATTAGAAAAAATAGCTGAAGGAGCTACAAGTATTGCGTATAAGGACTTTGCACATTCGCCTAGTAAAGTAGCGGCAACTACTAAAGCAGTAAAGGAGCAATACCCAGAAAGAAAATTGATTGCTTGTTTAGAACTACATACGTATAGCAGTTTTAATCCAGAATTTTTAAAGGAATATAAAGGTGCCCTAGATGCTGCAGATGAAGCAGTAATTTTTTTCTTGCCAGAATCGGTTGCAATTAAGAAATTGGAAGCCGTAACTCCACAACAAATATCTGAAGCTTTTTATAGAGATGACTTAAATATCTTTACCGATGCAAAATCTTTCCATGAGTATTTAGAAAATCAAGACTACAAGAATACAACCTTGTTATTAATGAGCTCTGGAAATTATGGAGGTTTCGATTTAAAGAAATTTCAAGAGTTGATGAGTTAA
- a CDS encoding DUF1569 domain-containing protein — protein sequence MKSLLTDEAYQEIKGRIEQLSENSERGWGKMTVGQMVWHCQYPLKLAITNKPNTSKGNWFVKTFFKKSLYNDKAWRKNLPTAPQLKTREDKDFKIEHDVLKTLVNDFYAVRDREDWYPHPAFGTFTKEQWGQMQYKHLDHHLTQFGV from the coding sequence ATGAAATCATTACTAACCGACGAAGCGTATCAAGAAATTAAGGGAAGAATAGAACAACTAAGCGAAAACTCAGAAAGAGGTTGGGGAAAAATGACTGTTGGCCAAATGGTATGGCATTGCCAATATCCACTTAAACTTGCAATTACTAACAAACCTAATACCTCTAAAGGAAATTGGTTTGTAAAAACTTTTTTTAAGAAGTCGTTATATAACGATAAAGCTTGGCGAAAAAATTTACCCACAGCACCTCAACTAAAAACAAGGGAAGACAAAGATTTTAAAATTGAACACGATGTTCTTAAAACCTTAGTGAACGATTTTTATGCCGTTCGTGATAGAGAAGATTGGTACCCGCATCCCGCATTTGGTACATTTACGAAAGAACAGTGGGGACAAATGCAGTATAAACATCTTGACCATCATTTAACTCAGTTTGGTGTATAA
- the radC gene encoding RadC family protein translates to MQHKPTSFSIKNWSDDDKPREKLVQKGRSVLSDAELIAILIGSGSRSESAVELSKRILASVDNNLNDLGRLSIKQLMTFKGIGEAKAVSIAAALEVGRRRRGEDAVKVDKIGSSKDVYNLLQPILGDLEHEEFWILFLNNSNKVLHKAQLSKGGITGTLVDVRLVMKQTLELGAVAIILAHNHPSGTLRPSTADKQITQKIKNACETLDVKVLDHLIITQKSYYSFADEKIL, encoded by the coding sequence ATGCAGCATAAACCCACATCGTTTTCTATAAAGAACTGGTCAGATGATGATAAGCCTAGAGAAAAACTGGTTCAGAAAGGGCGATCCGTATTATCCGATGCAGAATTGATAGCTATTTTAATTGGTTCTGGAAGTAGATCGGAAAGTGCTGTAGAACTATCTAAACGTATTTTAGCATCCGTAGATAATAATTTAAATGATTTAGGAAGACTTTCTATTAAACAACTAATGACTTTTAAAGGAATTGGTGAAGCAAAGGCGGTTAGTATTGCAGCTGCTTTGGAAGTGGGTCGCAGAAGAAGAGGGGAAGATGCTGTAAAAGTTGATAAAATAGGTAGTAGTAAAGATGTCTACAATCTTTTACAACCAATTCTTGGCGATTTGGAACATGAAGAATTTTGGATTCTCTTTTTAAATAATTCCAATAAAGTATTACATAAAGCACAACTAAGTAAAGGGGGTATAACAGGGACTTTGGTAGATGTTCGTTTGGTAATGAAACAAACATTGGAATTAGGTGCGGTTGCAATAATTTTGGCGCATAACCACCCATCAGGTACTTTAAGACCAAGTACGGCCGACAAACAAATTACTCAAAAAATAAAAAATGCCTGTGAAACTTTAGATGTTAAGGTCTTAGATCATTTGATCATTACTCAGAAAAGTTATTATAGCTTTGCCGATGAAAAAATTCTATAA
- a CDS encoding polysaccharide deacetylase family protein encodes MLLIYTHKITPRLTYIMRHVFVNILGVEVDFTTKVEDFIKHSGPKITYTKQPLQNEFFIRSNELLFEQSINDIEVSIADWEGIPCFFSTGERSNLPFDIFAASFFLIARYEEYLPHVKDIHGRFSPKDSIAYQNGFLQKPVVDIWAYKFLNVLKERFPDLVFKAKSFDFISVLDVATSHCYANRGVVRGVAGLLMDLGTFKLKRVVDRILVGLNRQKDPYDNYEELISLHRKNNIKCNFFFQFADYSKYDKNVSTNSIKFKSLIKYVADYAPVSLAASYSSFSDLDLLKKEKRNLEGIINRPVTSSKMRYNRVDVPETYRNLMAAEFTDDYTMGYTYELGFRAGTCTSFQFYDIPLEVKQPIKVHPFAVHDYALSKIKKDEVVLQQIKMLANEVKHVNGTMIVMFSNELLGNKETRNWLSLYTDIINEHHV; translated from the coding sequence ATGTTATTAATTTATACGCATAAAATTACACCAAGGCTAACCTATATAATGAGGCATGTCTTTGTAAATATTTTGGGTGTTGAGGTTGATTTTACGACCAAAGTTGAGGATTTTATAAAACATTCCGGACCAAAAATAACATATACAAAACAACCTTTACAGAACGAATTTTTTATTCGTAGTAATGAATTATTGTTTGAGCAAAGCATTAATGATATTGAGGTAAGTATTGCCGATTGGGAGGGAATTCCCTGTTTTTTTTCTACAGGCGAACGGAGTAATCTTCCCTTTGATATTTTTGCGGCTAGTTTTTTTTTAATTGCCAGATACGAAGAATATTTGCCCCATGTAAAAGATATTCACGGTCGTTTTTCGCCTAAAGACAGTATTGCCTATCAAAACGGATTTCTACAAAAACCTGTCGTAGATATTTGGGCTTATAAATTTTTAAATGTTCTAAAAGAACGATTCCCTGATTTGGTATTTAAAGCCAAATCATTTGACTTTATTTCAGTTTTAGATGTAGCTACTTCTCATTGCTATGCCAATAGAGGTGTAGTACGTGGTGTTGCCGGTTTATTGATGGATTTAGGGACATTTAAGTTAAAGCGGGTAGTAGACCGCATTTTAGTAGGTTTAAATAGGCAAAAGGATCCTTACGACAATTATGAAGAATTAATTTCATTGCACAGGAAGAATAACATAAAATGTAATTTCTTTTTTCAGTTTGCCGACTACTCTAAATACGATAAAAATGTTTCTACAAATAGTATAAAGTTTAAATCGCTCATAAAATATGTGGCCGATTATGCTCCAGTATCATTAGCAGCTTCGTATAGTTCATTTTCAGATTTAGACTTGTTGAAAAAAGAAAAAAGAAACTTAGAAGGGATTATTAATAGACCCGTAACTAGTTCTAAAATGCGCTATAATAGAGTAGATGTTCCAGAAACATATAGAAATTTAATGGCGGCAGAATTTACTGATGATTATACTATGGGGTATACTTATGAATTGGGGTTTAGAGCAGGTACATGTACTTCTTTTCAGTTTTATGATATTCCTTTGGAAGTTAAACAACCCATTAAAGTTCACCCTTTTGCAGTTCATGATTATGCTTTATCGAAAATTAAGAAAGATGAAGTTGTACTACAGCAAATAAAAATGCTGGCAAATGAGGTGAAACACGTTAATGGGACTATGATAGTAATGTTTTCAAATGAACTGTTAGGGAATAAAGAAACACGCAATTGGCTGTCTCTATATACCGATATAATTAATGAACATCATGTTTAA
- a CDS encoding YjjG family noncanonical pyrimidine nucleotidase, translating to MFKNKITDIFFDLDHTLWDFEKNSAFTFQKIFKEQEINLEIEDFLRVYVPANLKFWKLYREEKISKTELRYQRLKSVFDTIGYDATDTIINTLAEEYINNLSSYNTLFPNTIEVLDYLQPKYKLHIITNGFQEIQEKKLRNSGIHKYFNQIIDSELAGVKKPNPIIFNLALNKAGALPHSSLMIGDSLEADILGAKSVGFHTIHFNAHREEHHTIAPIIYDLQEIKSLL from the coding sequence ATGTTTAAAAATAAGATTACGGATATTTTTTTTGATTTGGATCACACCCTATGGGATTTTGAGAAAAATTCGGCATTTACATTTCAAAAAATATTTAAAGAACAGGAAATTAATTTAGAGATAGAAGATTTTTTACGAGTTTATGTTCCTGCTAATTTGAAATTTTGGAAATTATATAGAGAAGAAAAAATTTCGAAAACGGAATTGCGATATCAACGATTGAAATCTGTTTTTGATACTATTGGTTACGATGCCACAGATACTATTATAAATACCTTGGCAGAGGAGTATATTAATAATTTATCCTCTTACAACACTCTTTTTCCAAATACTATAGAGGTTTTAGATTACCTACAGCCTAAATATAAGCTTCATATCATTACCAATGGATTTCAAGAAATTCAAGAGAAGAAATTAAGAAATTCTGGTATTCATAAATATTTTAATCAGATTATAGATTCTGAATTGGCAGGTGTAAAAAAACCAAACCCAATAATATTTAATCTGGCCTTAAATAAAGCCGGGGCATTACCCCACAGTTCTTTAATGATCGGTGATAGTTTGGAAGCTGATATTCTAGGGGCAAAATCGGTTGGTTTTCATACAATTCACTTTAACGCACATAGAGAAGAACATCATACCATAGCCCCAATTATTTACGATTTACAAGAAATAAAATCACTTTTATAG
- a CDS encoding DUF5723 family protein, with translation MKLTHYLFMGSLLLTIGAFSQNKQLLYDFNEIPQSLTINPGVETDFKWYAGVPLLSGVHGYAGSNGISVNDIFASDGVDINIKFRERGLNNLTPRDEFSSTVQLEYLNGGFRLNNPTIFYSFGGYMELDNIGYWPQDYAFLVFDGNADQLDRKFDLGDLKARGSLINVMHFGINKKVDRNLTIGARGKIYSGIVDYSSTSNNGYLRNTAGVNNRIATTLDADLKLRTSGFQALDEANDSDTATNEIVKRAFFGGDLGLGIDVGFTYHLSERTMLTGSLIDLGFIYHTSDPKTYSLNGKATVEGIQIDVLEDFANLNRDFWQDLVDDVETLVPFDTDTNSYLTFRPTKLYASIRNDFGEPVGNSGGQLNCDCTAGSMAGSELRTKYRNSVGAQVFMINRPRGPQMALTGFYTRRIGNFLAFKGTYTVDKFSYTNIGLGMNLQAGPVNFHIMADNLLSYQNIADTNYASFQLGLNIISWGRNK, from the coding sequence ATGAAGTTAACCCATTATCTTTTTATGGGCAGTTTATTGCTTACTATTGGAGCTTTTTCCCAAAATAAGCAACTACTTTACGATTTTAACGAAATTCCACAATCCCTTACTATAAACCCTGGTGTAGAAACAGACTTTAAATGGTATGCTGGCGTTCCTTTACTGTCTGGTGTTCATGGTTATGCGGGCTCAAATGGTATATCGGTAAACGATATTTTTGCATCTGATGGTGTTGATATCAATATAAAGTTTAGAGAAAGAGGACTAAATAATCTCACACCAAGAGACGAATTTAGTTCTACAGTACAATTAGAGTATTTAAATGGTGGGTTTAGGTTAAATAATCCTACTATATTTTATTCTTTTGGTGGGTATATGGAACTAGACAATATTGGTTATTGGCCGCAAGATTATGCTTTTTTAGTCTTTGATGGTAATGCGGATCAACTAGATAGAAAGTTTGATTTAGGAGATCTAAAAGCTCGAGGGTCCTTAATTAATGTGATGCATTTTGGAATTAATAAAAAGGTCGATAGAAATTTGACGATTGGCGCAAGAGGAAAAATATATTCTGGTATTGTTGATTATAGTTCAACATCTAACAATGGTTACTTACGAAATACAGCGGGTGTAAATAACCGAATAGCAACCACTTTAGATGCAGATTTAAAGTTGCGAACTTCTGGTTTTCAAGCGTTGGATGAAGCAAATGATTCGGATACTGCTACAAACGAGATTGTAAAAAGAGCCTTCTTTGGCGGTGATCTTGGTCTTGGTATAGATGTTGGTTTTACATATCATTTATCTGAACGTACCATGTTAACCGGCAGCTTAATTGACCTGGGGTTTATTTACCACACAAGCGATCCTAAAACCTATAGTCTAAATGGTAAGGCAACGGTAGAAGGTATACAAATTGATGTCTTAGAAGATTTTGCGAATTTAAATAGAGATTTTTGGCAAGATTTAGTGGACGACGTGGAAACACTGGTACCCTTTGATACGGATACAAATAGTTATCTAACATTTAGACCAACTAAATTATATGCTTCAATTCGCAATGATTTTGGTGAACCCGTTGGCAATAGCGGCGGTCAACTAAATTGTGATTGCACTGCGGGATCTATGGCCGGGAGTGAGCTTCGTACAAAATATCGTAATTCGGTCGGGGCACAGGTATTTATGATTAATAGACCTAGAGGTCCTCAAATGGCCCTTACGGGTTTTTATACACGAAGAATAGGTAATTTCTTAGCTTTTAAAGGTACGTATACTGTAGATAAATTTAGTTATACCAATATTGGCCTAGGCATGAACTTACAAGCCGGACCTGTCAATTTTCACATTATGGCAGATAACTTACTTTCTTACCAAAATATAGCCGATACCAATTACGCATCTTTTCAACTAGGATTGAATATTATTTCGTGGGGACGCAATAAATAG
- a CDS encoding replication-associated recombination protein A, protein MNEPLAERVRPKTLDEYISQHHLVGEKGSLTHQIKKGIIPSLILWGPPGTGKTTLANIIATESKRPFYILSAINSGVKDIREVIDKAKQAGGLFTAKNPILFIDEIHRFSKSQQDSLLAAVEKGWVTLIGATTENPSFEVIPALLSRCQVYILNAFGKEDLENLVKRAMEKDSLLKSKKIQLKETEALLRLSGGDGRKLLNIFELIVNSEASDNVIITNELVLSKVQKNTVLYDKTGEQHYDIISAFIKSIRGSDPNGAVYWLARMIEGGEDVKFIARRMLISASEDIGLANPTALVMANTTFQAVTTIGYPEARIVLSQCAIYLATSAKSNASYMAIGKAQQTVKQTGNLPVPLPLRNAPTKLMKDLGYGQEYKYAHDYQNNFVDAEFLPEEITGTTFYKPGSNAREKALSDFLKNRWKNKYDF, encoded by the coding sequence ATGAACGAACCTTTAGCAGAACGCGTACGCCCCAAAACATTAGACGAGTATATTAGTCAGCACCATTTGGTGGGTGAAAAGGGTTCGTTAACGCATCAAATTAAGAAAGGAATTATTCCTTCACTTATTCTATGGGGACCTCCCGGAACTGGAAAAACAACTTTAGCTAATATCATTGCTACCGAAAGTAAGCGACCCTTTTATATTTTAAGCGCCATTAATAGTGGTGTAAAAGATATAAGAGAAGTAATAGACAAGGCAAAACAAGCTGGAGGCCTATTCACTGCAAAAAACCCTATTTTATTTATTGATGAGATACACCGATTTAGTAAATCCCAACAAGATTCTCTTTTAGCAGCTGTTGAAAAAGGATGGGTAACCCTAATTGGCGCAACAACTGAAAATCCGAGTTTTGAAGTTATCCCAGCGCTTTTATCCCGTTGTCAAGTTTATATTTTAAATGCTTTTGGCAAAGAAGATTTAGAAAACCTAGTTAAAAGAGCAATGGAAAAAGATTCATTGCTTAAATCGAAAAAAATACAGCTTAAAGAAACAGAAGCATTATTGCGCCTATCTGGTGGTGATGGCAGAAAATTATTGAATATTTTTGAGTTAATAGTAAACTCAGAAGCAAGTGACAATGTAATTATTACCAATGAGCTTGTACTTTCAAAAGTTCAGAAAAATACGGTGTTATATGATAAAACCGGCGAGCAACATTATGATATTATATCTGCCTTTATAAAATCTATTCGCGGCAGTGACCCAAATGGAGCTGTTTATTGGTTAGCACGTATGATTGAAGGTGGTGAAGATGTTAAGTTCATAGCTCGTAGAATGCTCATATCCGCTTCTGAAGATATAGGTTTGGCAAACCCAACGGCCCTAGTCATGGCCAATACAACTTTCCAGGCAGTTACAACCATTGGGTATCCAGAAGCACGAATTGTACTTAGCCAGTGCGCAATTTATTTAGCAACATCTGCAAAAAGTAATGCTAGTTACATGGCTATTGGAAAAGCACAACAAACCGTAAAACAAACAGGCAATTTACCTGTACCATTACCTCTTAGAAATGCGCCAACAAAATTGATGAAAGATCTAGGCTACGGGCAGGAATATAAATATGCCCACGATTACCAAAATAACTTTGTTGATGCAGAATTTTTACCCGAAGAAATAACGGGCACTACTTTTTACAAACCTGGAAGTAATGCCCGAGAAAAAGCTTTAAGTGATTTTCTTAAAAACAGATGGAAAAATAAATACGATTTTTAA